CTCGCTCGTCACGCCATCCGCCTCCGCCTCGTAGCCGAGGATGATGCGGTGGCGCAGGATCGAGTGGCGCAGCGTCTTGACGTCCTCGGGGATGACGTAGTCGCGGCCGCGCACGAGCGCGAGCGCCCGCGTCGCCTGCGTGAACGCGATCGAGCCTCGCGGGCTCGCGCCGTACTCGATGTAGCCGGCGAGCTGCGCGCCGATGTAGTCCTTCGCGTGGCGCGTGACGTACATGAGCTGCACGACGTAGTTCACGATCGCCTGGTCGACGTAGACGCGCTTCGTGAGCTCCTGCAGGTACTGCACGTCGGCGACCGACGCGACGGGCGTCGTGTCGGACTCGAAGACGCCGGACTCGATGCGGCGCACGATCTCGGCCTCCTCCGTCGGCGACGGGTAGGTGAGGATCTCCTTGAGCAGGAAGCGGTCGAGCTGCGCCTCGGGCAGCGTGTACGTGCCCTCCTGCTCGATGGGGTTCTGCGTCGCGAGCACGAGGAACGGCTTCGGCAGCGGGTGCGACTCGCCGCCGATCGACGTCTGGCGCTCCTGCATCGCCTCGAGCATCGCCGACTGCGTCTTGGCGCTCGAGCGGTTGATCTCGTCGAGCAGCACGAAGTTCGCGTGCACCGGGCCCAGCTGCGTGCGGAACGTGCCGTCGTGCTGGTCGTAGATCTGCGTGCCGACGATGTCGGACGGCAGCAGGTCGGGGGTGCACTGGATGCGGTGGAACGTCGCGTCGACCGCGCGCGCGAGCGTCGCCGCCGCCGTCGTCTTCGCGAGGCCCGGGACCGACTCCATGAGCACGTGGCCGTTGGCGAGCACCGCGACGAGGAGCGACTGCAGCAGGTCGGCCTGGCCGACGACCTTCGACGCGAACGACTGCTGCACGGCCCGGATCACCTGCCCGCCGCGTGCGAGCTCGTCCTTCGTGATGGGCGCGCGGCCCGGCACTGCGTTCACGGATGGTCCTCCAGAGGTCGGCGAGGTGCGCCATCGACGGTAGTCGCATCGCGCAGCGCCCCGCTGGGTGCATCCTGCACGGGGCCTGACGTCGACGTGGCGGTCGGCTGGGGCGCGCGGTCGCGGCCCGGGCGCGTCGCGGCGATCGCCGCGACGCAGCCTGCGACGACGAACGCCGCCATCGCGAGCGAGAGGCCCGCGTAGCCCGCGAGGCCCAGGATCGGGCCAGCGATCGCGCCCGCCGCGGCGCCCGTGAGGCCCTGCACGAGGTCGGAGCGGCCCTGGATGCGCGGGCGAGCGCGATCGGGCGCCGACTCGCTCACGAGCGTCGAGCCCGCGACGGTCGCCGCGCTCCAGCCGAGGCCGAGGAGGGCGAGCGACAGCGGCGCGAGGTCGGCGGGCAGCGCGACGTTCACGACGATCGAGCCGACGAGCAGCGCCTGCCCCACGAGGATCGTCTGCACCCTGCCCATCCGGTCGGCGAGGACGCCGAAGACCGGCGACAGCGCGTACATGCCCGCCGTGTGGGCGCTCATCGTGATGGCGATGCCCGTGAGCGAGTGGCCGGCGTGCTCGAGGTGCACGGGCGTGAGCGCCATGATGCCGACCATCGTCGCGTGCGCGCTCGCCACGACGACGATCGCGAGCAGGGCGCGGGGGTGGTCGAGGAGCCGGGTCTTCGTCGCTGCGGCGGTGCTCGTTCCGGGCTCGTCGCCGCGCATCGCCTGCGCCGTGAGCAGCGGATCCGGGCGCAGCCCGATCGCGAGCGCCGCAGCCGTCAGCGCCTGCATCGCGCCGACGATCACGTACGCGCCCACGAGGTGCGGCAGGCCCAGCGCGACGCCGATCGCGTCGCCCGGCGGGATGAGCTGCGGACCGGCGACGACGCCGATCGTCGTCATCCACACGACGAGCGACAGGTCGCGGCCGCGCCGCGAGCGCACCGACAGGTCGGTCGCCGCGAAGCGCGACTGCAGGTTCACGGCCATGGAGGCGCCGAGCAGCAGGAAGCCGGCGAGCGCGATGGGCCACGCGTCGAGCGTGCCGCCGACGACGATCGTCGACGTGCCGGCGAGGCCGATGAGCGCGCCCGTCGTGAGCGCCGCCCTGCGCCCCCTGCGCGTCGCGAGGCGGGCGAGCGGCACGGCCAGGATCGCGCCGCCGAGCGTCAGCAGCGTGGCCGCGAGGCCCGCGAACGCCGCATCCCCCGTCACCTGCTCCACGAGCAGGCTGCCGACGCCCACCGCGACGCCGTTGCCGACACCGCCGAGCGCCTGCCCGATCGACAGCACCACGAGGGTGCGGCGCTGCGCGGGATGCTGGATGAGGCGGGGCTTGGGCACTGGCTGCGTCACGAGCCCGACGTGACGACGGTCGGCTCGCCGGCCGGCAGGTCGGGGTTCTCGGCGGCGATGCGTCGCGCCTCCTCGATGAGCGTCGCGACGATCTCGGCCTCCGGCACGGTCTTGATGACCTCGCCCTTCACGAAGATCTGCCCCTTGCCGTTGCCGCTCGCGACGCCCAGGTCGGCCTCGCGCGCCTCCCCCGGACCGTTCACGACGCACCCCATCACAGCGACGCGCAGCGGCACCGTGACGTCCTTGAGGCCCTCGGTGACCTCGTCGGCGAGCGTGTACACGTCGACCTGCGCGCGGCCGCACGACGGGCACGACACGATCTCGAGGCGGCGCTCGCGCAGGCCGAGGGACTGCAGGATCTGCAGGCCGACCTTGACCTCCTCGGCCGGCGGGGCCGACAGCGAGACGCGGATGGTGTCGCCGATGCCCTCGCTGAGCAGGATGCCGAACGCCGTCGCCGACTTGATCGTGCCCTGGAACGCCGGGCCCGCCTCCGTCACGCCCAGGTGCAGCGGCCAGTCGCCCGCCTGCGCGAGCAGCCGGTACGCCTGCACCATCGTGACGGGGTCGTTGTGCTTCACCGAGATCTTGAAGTCGTGGAAGTCGTGCTCCTCGAAGAGGCTCGCCTCCCACACCGCCGACTCGACGAGCGCCTCGGGCGTCGCCTTGCCGTGCTTCTGCAGCAGGCTCGGCTCGAGGCTGCCGGCGTTGACGCCGATGCGCAGGCTCACGCCCGCCGCCTTCGCCCGCCTGGCGATCTCGCCGACCTGGTCGTCGAACTTGCGGATGTTGCCCGGGTTCACGCGCACGGCGGCGCATCCCGCGTCGATCGCCGCGAAGACGTACTTCGGCTGGAAGTGGATGTCGGCGATCACCGGGATCTGCGACTTCCTCGCGATGATGTGCAGCACGTCGGCGTCGTCCTGCGTCGGCACCGCGACGCGCACGATGTCGCAGCCCGTCGCCGTGAGCTCGGCGATCTGCTGCAGCGTGCCGTTGATGTCGGTCGTCTTCGTCGTCGTCATCGACTGCACCGACACGGGCGCGTCGCTGCCCACCGCCACGCTGCCCACGCGGATCTGCCGGGTGCGCCGCCTGGGCGCGAGCGTGCGCACCTCCGGCGTGCCGAGGTTGATGGCGGCCATGGTCACCACCCTACGGCGGCCGTCCTCCCGCTTCGCCGTCCTTGACTGGTCACAGTTGCACCCCGACTGGTCGCAGTTGCACCTGACTGGTCGCACTTTCGATTCGACTGGTCGCAATTGCACCGCACTGGTCGCTGTTTCGGTGCAATTGCGACCAGTCACGCGCTGGAGCGGCAGGCGCGTCCCTCACAGGTCCGCTGCGTCCACAGGCCGCGCGACCGCGGCCCGACATCGCGGCGGAGGCGAGCATCCTCCGCCCATGAGCCATCTCCTCCCGCCGAGCCCCGACCACCGCGCATTCAGCGTCGCCGACGCGCTCGCCGACGGCGCGACGCGTCGCGAGCTCGCCGGCCACGGCTACCTCGCGCCCGCCTACGGCACGCGCATCCAGCGTTCGGACGATGGCACCATCACGCGAGCGCAGTTCCTGGATGCGCTCAGATCGGTCGCGCGCGACGACCAGTTCCTCTCGCACGCCACCGCGGCGCTCGTGCACGGCATGCCCATCCCGCTCGCGTTCCAGACCGGCCCCGTGCATCTCGCGTCGCCCACGCTCGGGCATCGCATGCGACGCCCGGGCGTCGTCGGACATCGCCTCAAGGCCGAGATCGTGGAGGTCGACGGGATCCGCGTCGAGCATCCGCACGACGCGTTCATCCATCTCGCGACGCTGCTGCCGCTGCATCCGCTCGTGGCCGTCGCAGACTGGCTCCTGCAAGAGCGCAACGGCGTGCCGACAACGAAGCAGGCGCTCGTCGAGCGCCTCGATCACTTCCGCGGTGCTCGTGGGCTGTCGCTGCTCCGTCGAGCGATCACGCTCGCACGGCACGGCGTCGAGTCGCCGCGAGAGAACGAGTTGCGACTGCTCGTGACAGCCGCCGGCCATGCCGAGCCCGTCTGCAACATCGACGTCGTCGACGTCGATGGCCGGTTCCTCGCGCGCGTCGACATGGCGTGGCCGGAGCTGCGGATCGCCCTCGAGTACGACGGCGAGCAGCATCGGCTCGACGACCGGCAGTACGCACGGGACATCGAGCGATCCGCGATTCTCGAGCAGCACGGATGGATCGTCATCCGCGTGACGAAGCAGCACATGGCGTCGCCGGCGACACGGGTCCTCCCGCGCGTCGCGGAGGCCTTCGCCCGCCGACGTCTCCAGGGCTGACTGGTCACAGTTGCACCGAAACTGCGACCAGTGCGGTGCAATTGCGACCAGTCGAATCGGAACTGTGACCAGTCCGGTGCAACTGCGACCAGTCCCGAGCGGGACGAGTCAGGGGAGGATCGAGATGGGGTTGATGATGTCGGCATAGATGAGCAGGGCGCTCATCAGGCCGAGCACCACCGTGACCGCGAGGGTCACGGGCACCCAGCGGGCCGTGTCGATCGGGCCGGGATCCGGCTTGCCGCGCAGGCGGGCGAAGCCGCGGCGGATCGCCTCGAGCACCGCGCCGAGCACGTGCCCGCCGTCGAGCGGCATGAGCGGCACGAGGTTGAAGACGAACAGCGCGACGTTGAGCGACGCGAGGATGCCGAGCATCGACGACGCGCGCTCGGCGATCGGCACCTGGTCGAGCGACGCGATCTCGCCCGCGATGCGACCGACGCCCACGACGGAGATCGGCCCCTCGGGGTCGCGCTCGCCGCCGCCGAACGCCGCCTGCGCCACCTCGACGAGGCGCACGGGCAGCGTCGCGATGACCTGCGCCACGCGCACGACGTTGTCGCCGACCGCGACGGGCACCTCGGCGATCGACTGCTGCACGATCTCGTACTGCGGCCCGATGCCGATGAACCCGACGGTCTCGACCTGCGGCTCGCCGTCGACCTCGACGATCTGACCGTCGGCATCCGTCACGTACCGCTCGGTCGCGAGCGGCGTCACCTGCAGGTCGACCTCGGCGCCGTCGCGCTCGACCGTGAACGTGAGCTCCTGACCGGCGTCGTCGCGGATGCCCGCCTGCACGTCGGCCCACGACGCGATGGGCGCGCCGTCGATCGCGACGATGACGTCGCCTGGCTCGATGCCGGCAGCGGCGGCCGGCGCCGCGGGGTCGGACGCCTCGCACGTCGTGCGGTCCTGGCTCGCCGGGATGACGCACTCCGACAGCGACGAGATCGTCGTGCCCGGCTGCGCGACGCCGAAGCCGCACAGCACGATCGCGTAGAGCACCGCCGCGAGCAGCAGGTTCATGAACGGCCCGCCGAGCATGATGACGATGCGCTTCCACACCGGCAGGCGGTAGAACGTGCGGTCCTCCCCCACGCCCTCCGCCGACTCCGCGGACACCTCGCGCGCATCCTGCACGAGCGTGTCGAAGAAGCCGGTGGATGCCGTGCGGGCCGCCTCGCCCTCGCGGCGCGGCGGGAACATGCCCGCCATCGAGATGTAGCCGCCGAGCGGGATGGCCTTGAGGCCGTACTCCGTCTCGCCCTTCCTGCGCGAGAAGAGCGTCGGCCCGAAGCCGATCATGTACTGGCCCACGCGCACGCCGAAGCGCTTCGCCGGCACGAGATGGCCGACCTCGTGGAGCGCGATCGAGGCCGCGAGGCCGACCACGAGGATGACGACGCCGAGGACGTAGAGCAGGACCGAATCCATCGCCTGCCGATGCTACGCGGCGATGCTGTGGGTCGCGCCACGCGTCGGGCATGGCTCGCCCATGGGCTGCGCGCCTAGCCTTGCCGGGTGCCCGCATCCACCCGCTCCCGACGTGCGCCCGCGCGTCGGCGGTCGAGCGGTGCTCGGAAGCCGAGGTCGGCGGCGGCTCGCGCGCGCCTCGCAGCGCAGGATCGGCGCCGCGTCGGCATCGCGACCGGCCTCGTCGCGGCAGCGACGGTCGCGATCGTCGTGCTCGCGTGGGTGCTCCAGCCGCGCATCGAGCCGTGGGAGCAGACCGCGACCGTCACGGGCGACGTGCCCTCGGGCGTCGCCGGCTGGGATCGCGAGCAGCTGACGAACGCCGCGATCATCCTGCAGGCGGGCGCCGACCTCGGACTCTCGGACCGCGACCGCACCATCGCGGTCATGACGGCGATGGGCGAGTCGAGCCTCATCGTCGTCGACTTCGGCGACGACGCCGGCCCCGACTCCCGCGGCCTGTTCCAGCAGCGCACCGGATGGGGCCCGTACGAGGTGCGGATGGATGCGTACGGCTCGGCCGTGCTCTTCTACCAGGCGCTCGACGACGTGGCCGCGCGCGACGGCATGGCGCCGACGATCGTCGCGCACACGGTGCAGGTGAACCAGGATCCGTACCACTACGAGTCGTACTGGGACGACGCCGTCGCGGTCGTCGCTGCGCTGGATGCGGCGCAGATCGCCGTGGAGGTCGCGCCCGCCTGAGGCGCTGTGGCCGGTCCTCGACTGGTCACAGTTGCACCGAAACGGCGACCACTCTGGTGCAACTGCGACCAGTCGGAGCGAAACTCTGACCAGTCAGGTGCAACTGCGACCAGTCCAAGTGCAACTGTGACCAGTCGGCGCGGACAGCGGGTCAGGAGGACGCGGCGGAGGCAGCGATCTGGGCGTCGGCGGCGGAGCGAGCCCACGACTCGGCGGCGGCGATCGCAGCGAGGGTCGCGGGGACGGCGTCGTGCGCGTCGAGCACGCGCTCGACGACGGCGAGGACGTCGAGGAAGCCGATGCGACCGTCGAGGAAGGCGTGCACCGCCTGCTCGTTCGCCGCGTTCAGCACCGCGGGCGCCGTGCCGCCGCGCGCGGCCGCGGCGCGCGAGAGGCGGATGCCCGCGAGCGGGCCGTCGTCGTCGACGGGCTCGAAGGTCCAGGTGGATGCGCGCGTCCAGTCCAGCGGAGCGACCGCATCCGGCACCCGCGCGCCCCCGTCGAGGGCGAGCGCGATCGCGAGCGCCATGTCGGGCGGCGAGCACTGCGCGATCGTCGAGCCGTCGACGAACTCGACCATCGAGTGCACGATCGACTGCCGGTGCACCGTCACGGCGACGTCGTCGAGCGGCACGCCGAAGAGCGCGTGCGCCTCGATGACCTCGTGCCCCTTGTTCATGAGCGTCGCCGAGTTCGTCGAGATGACGCGCCCCATCGACCACGTCGGATGCGCGAGCGCATCCGCGGGCGTCACCGAGGCGAGCCGCGCGCGATCCCACCCGTGGAACGGCCCGCCGCTCGCCGTGAGCACCAGCCGCCGCACCTCGTCGGCGCGGCCTGCGGCGAGGCACTGCGCGATCGCCGAGTGCTCCGAGTCGACCGGCACGATCTGCCCCGGCGCCGCCGCAGCCATCACGAGCTCGCCGCCGACGACGAGCGACTCCTTGTTCGCGAGCGCGAGCGTCGCCCCGGTGCCGAGCGCCGCGAGCGTCGGCGCGAGCCCCGCCGACCCCGTGATGCCGTTCACGACGACGTCGCACTCGACGTCCTCGATCAGCCGCACGGCATCCGCGGCGCCGAGCGCCGTCGCCGAGGCGGGCACGCCCAGCGCCTCCGCCTGCGCCGCGAGCCCGCCGGCATCCGAACCCGCCGCGAGCCCGACGACCGAGAACCGGCCGGGATGCGCGCGCACGAGCTCGATGGTCTGCGTGCCGATCGACCCCGTCGATCCGAGCAGCAGGATGCGTCTCACGCGTGCGCGCCGGCGTCGCCGCCCGGCTCCCCCGCCACGAGCACGCCGTCGTGCCAGATCGTCGGCGCGTGGTCGACGGGGAACGCGACCGACGACGCGATGAAGCAGTCCTTCGACGCCTGCAGGTGCGCCTCGAGCGCGACCGCGGCCATGTCGGCGTCGCGCACCGTCACGCGCGGCCGCAGCACGACGCGCTCGAACGCGCCGCCCGTGCCCTGCGTCACCATGAACCCCTCGGCGACGTCGTCGTACGCCGTCACGACGACGCCGCGCGTCACCGCCTGGTGCAGGTACGACAGCATGTGGCACTGCGCCAGCGCCGCCACGAGCAGCTGCTCGGGATTGTGGCGCGTGCGGTCGCCGCGGAACGTCGGATCGGCCGAGCCGAGGATGTCGGGCAGCCCGTCGACGCGGATGACGTGGTCGCGAGCGTACGAGC
The sequence above is a segment of the Agrococcus jejuensis genome. Coding sequences within it:
- a CDS encoding AAA family ATPase, giving the protein MNAVPGRAPITKDELARGGQVIRAVQQSFASKVVGQADLLQSLLVAVLANGHVLMESVPGLAKTTAAATLARAVDATFHRIQCTPDLLPSDIVGTQIYDQHDGTFRTQLGPVHANFVLLDEINRSSAKTQSAMLEAMQERQTSIGGESHPLPKPFLVLATQNPIEQEGTYTLPEAQLDRFLLKEILTYPSPTEEAEIVRRIESGVFESDTTPVASVADVQYLQELTKRVYVDQAIVNYVVQLMYVTRHAKDYIGAQLAGYIEYGASPRGSIAFTQATRALALVRGRDYVIPEDVKTLRHSILRHRIILGYEAEADGVTSEQVVDAIFDAVRTP
- a CDS encoding OsmC family protein; the protein is MRHEYRVGVEWTGAGDVGTEGYRSYARDHVIRVDGLPDILGSADPTFRGDRTRHNPEQLLVAALAQCHMLSYLHQAVTRGVVVTAYDDVAEGFMVTQGTGGAFERVVLRPRVTVRDADMAAVALEAHLQASKDCFIASSVAFPVDHAPTIWHDGVLVAGEPGGDAGAHA
- a CDS encoding M50 family metallopeptidase, encoding MDSVLLYVLGVVILVVGLAASIALHEVGHLVPAKRFGVRVGQYMIGFGPTLFSRRKGETEYGLKAIPLGGYISMAGMFPPRREGEAARTASTGFFDTLVQDAREVSAESAEGVGEDRTFYRLPVWKRIVIMLGGPFMNLLLAAVLYAIVLCGFGVAQPGTTISSLSECVIPASQDRTTCEASDPAAPAAAAGIEPGDVIVAIDGAPIASWADVQAGIRDDAGQELTFTVERDGAEVDLQVTPLATERYVTDADGQIVEVDGEPQVETVGFIGIGPQYEIVQQSIAEVPVAVGDNVVRVAQVIATLPVRLVEVAQAAFGGGERDPEGPISVVGVGRIAGEIASLDQVPIAERASSMLGILASLNVALFVFNLVPLMPLDGGHVLGAVLEAIRRGFARLRGKPDPGPIDTARWVPVTLAVTVVLGLMSALLIYADIINPISILP
- a CDS encoding 1-deoxy-D-xylulose-5-phosphate reductoisomerase; amino-acid sequence: MRRILLLGSTGSIGTQTIELVRAHPGRFSVVGLAAGSDAGGLAAQAEALGVPASATALGAADAVRLIEDVECDVVVNGITGSAGLAPTLAALGTGATLALANKESLVVGGELVMAAAAPGQIVPVDSEHSAIAQCLAAGRADEVRRLVLTASGGPFHGWDRARLASVTPADALAHPTWSMGRVISTNSATLMNKGHEVIEAHALFGVPLDDVAVTVHRQSIVHSMVEFVDGSTIAQCSPPDMALAIALALDGGARVPDAVAPLDWTRASTWTFEPVDDDGPLAGIRLSRAAAARGGTAPAVLNAANEQAVHAFLDGRIGFLDVLAVVERVLDAHDAVPATLAAIAAAESWARSAADAQIAASAASS
- a CDS encoding MFS transporter; this translates as MTQPVPKPRLIQHPAQRRTLVVLSIGQALGGVGNGVAVGVGSLLVEQVTGDAAFAGLAATLLTLGGAILAVPLARLATRRGRRAALTTGALIGLAGTSTIVVGGTLDAWPIALAGFLLLGASMAVNLQSRFAATDLSVRSRRGRDLSLVVWMTTIGVVAGPQLIPPGDAIGVALGLPHLVGAYVIVGAMQALTAAALAIGLRPDPLLTAQAMRGDEPGTSTAAATKTRLLDHPRALLAIVVVASAHATMVGIMALTPVHLEHAGHSLTGIAITMSAHTAGMYALSPVFGVLADRMGRVQTILVGQALLVGSIVVNVALPADLAPLSLALLGLGWSAATVAGSTLVSESAPDRARPRIQGRSDLVQGLTGAAAGAIAGPILGLAGYAGLSLAMAAFVVAGCVAAIAATRPGRDRAPQPTATSTSGPVQDAPSGALRDATTVDGAPRRPLEDHP
- a CDS encoding endonuclease domain-containing protein, which gives rise to MSHLLPPSPDHRAFSVADALADGATRRELAGHGYLAPAYGTRIQRSDDGTITRAQFLDALRSVARDDQFLSHATAALVHGMPIPLAFQTGPVHLASPTLGHRMRRPGVVGHRLKAEIVEVDGIRVEHPHDAFIHLATLLPLHPLVAVADWLLQERNGVPTTKQALVERLDHFRGARGLSLLRRAITLARHGVESPRENELRLLVTAAGHAEPVCNIDVVDVDGRFLARVDMAWPELRIALEYDGEQHRLDDRQYARDIERSAILEQHGWIVIRVTKQHMASPATRVLPRVAEAFARRRLQG
- the ispG gene encoding flavodoxin-dependent (E)-4-hydroxy-3-methylbut-2-enyl-diphosphate synthase, with translation MAAINLGTPEVRTLAPRRRTRQIRVGSVAVGSDAPVSVQSMTTTKTTDINGTLQQIAELTATGCDIVRVAVPTQDDADVLHIIARKSQIPVIADIHFQPKYVFAAIDAGCAAVRVNPGNIRKFDDQVGEIARRAKAAGVSLRIGVNAGSLEPSLLQKHGKATPEALVESAVWEASLFEEHDFHDFKISVKHNDPVTMVQAYRLLAQAGDWPLHLGVTEAGPAFQGTIKSATAFGILLSEGIGDTIRVSLSAPPAEEVKVGLQILQSLGLRERRLEIVSCPSCGRAQVDVYTLADEVTEGLKDVTVPLRVAVMGCVVNGPGEAREADLGVASGNGKGQIFVKGEVIKTVPEAEIVATLIEEARRIAAENPDLPAGEPTVVTSGS